Below is a window of Agathobacter rectalis ATCC 33656 DNA.
TGATTTACATAAAGTCGTGTCCGGTTGCAAACAGACATGGCAGAAAAATAATGTTTAGAAGAGAACAGGAGGAAAACAAAATGGAATTATGTTATGATGGAGCACTGGTGCTCCCAAGCAGTTATGCTGTAATGGATGAAGAGGAAATGACTTATACAGAAGGGGGTGGAAGTAGAACTTATAGAGGAAATCAAGGATGGGCAGCAGCTGTTGCACTTACATCGGCTGGTTTGTTTTTATCTGGAATGGGTAAAGCTGTAGGAGTTACAATTATTAGAGGATGTATAGGCGGAGGTCCAATTGCTTGGATATGTGGAATTGCAGCAACTGTAGCAATAATGTATGGAAGTGGGGCATTGGGAGGTCAAATGTATAGTGCAGGGTTTCAGGCATTATACTGTATGGCAAAAAAAGGAAAATTTACATTAAAAACAACATCCAATCCGTTTGGGTTGTTTTCTGTTTCTTGAGGTGATTATGAGCAAAATAATTTATGTGTCAATTGCAATACTGATTTATATGATTATTAATTTATTTATAACAATAAAGAAAAATACAAAAATTTTACATTTTGCTGGTTCTGTTTTGTTTTTACAGTTTTTTTTATTGTCGGCTGTTAATTCACATTTCATTACATTGAGTGAGTATTCGGTATGTGAATATATATTTTTATTTTGTATGATTATATATGCAGTTTTAGTTTATTTTTTAGAAAACAAAAGAAAGTGAAAAAATTATAGTTGTGAAGATAATTAAAAAAAGTATTTATGACAATATAAGTGTTACAAGACAGAGTGCGACTCTTGATGAGATCAGGGATGCAGCAGGGAAATTTTGTTATCATAGAAGGTGAAATAAAAGAAAAACAGTGTGAAGATTCAGTGGAATCGAACGATAAAGGTGTAATGAGCTACACATAGATGATTAATTTTTGTATGTAAAAGCTTTACATAGAGTCAGGCCTGTCTGCAGACGGGAATGGCAAAATAAAACAAAGAGAAAAGGAGGTACACATATATGGATATGTGTTACGATGGAGCACTGGTGCTCCCAAGCAGTTATGCTGTAATGGATGAAGAGGAGATGTGCTATACGGAAGGAGGAATAGCTGTAACAACAGTAGCAACTATAGTTGGTACGGTAATAACCATATATGGTGCCACATATGCTGGAGGAACGGTATGTGGTAAAAGATTATATCATGCTGGCATAAATACTGCTAAAAAATGGTCTAAGTGGAAATGGCAGACTAGAGCAATTGTAATTGGGACTGCTAGCCGTATGGGACTGGCTGGTACCATTGCAGGTACCGTCTTTATGCTTGGTTTGGAAAATCAGTTATATGATATGATGTAGTAAAATACTAGGAGAAATGGATATGAAAAATAACCTTGAACTTATTTTATTAGTAGGTAACTGGGTAGTTGTTGCAATACAGGCATTTACTATATTTTTATATGGAAATAGTATAGGTTTATTTATTATTATGTTGCTTGCATTAATAGTACAAGTACTTGGTGTTTATGATAATAGAAAGAAATAATTAATATATTGACTTACAAAATGTGTATTAAAAGAATAGTAAACAGGCGTGGAGCTAGTCTCTCTACGCCTGTTTAAATGCGTGCCTTATTCACTTACCACAACCTTACAATCCTTCTTAAAGCAAGCAATTCCATACTTGATGAAATTGCGCATGCCATCCTGCTTCAGTGCCTCATCGCAGGCTGCATCCATATCGCCGTTTTCGGCATATTTAAGCTCTATCACGATGCCGGTTCGGTTGTTTGGAACTTCAACGAGGATATCACTGTAGCCGGTGCCCGATTCGGTGTTTGATTTGATGAGCCAGTTTGCTTTGTAGCCCAGCAGACCAAGCAGTATACCGTGGTAGAAATTTTCTTTTTTATCTTTGGCAACTGCGGTATCCCTTATGCTTATTGTATTCCAGAGATAATCGCCAAAAAGCTCTTCTATTTTTTCAGTATCCTTATCAACAAATGCATTGCAGAATTGTTCAAGTGTCTTTCCGTCATTTGCAGTTGTATCGCTGAACCATTCGCGGATTTTTTTTATGAAAAGATTTTTTATCTCACGGTTTGGTATTGATAAACGCACCTTGCCATCATCGGTCACGCCCTGCTTGGTCAGGTAACCGGTGGTGAAGAGCACACTCCACAGGTTTGCAATGCTTTTGTCGATTTCATCGTAGGTCAGCTCCTGGGATATTTCTTTTTCAATGTATTCGCCTGCTATCAGGCACTCTATCTCATACTTGGTTTGGACATTGGCCTTGTCAATGAAGTTTCTGACTAAAGCATTTTCACTTGAATTTGACCAGAAATCCTGCGGCTTTGCAGTAGGCTCCAATCTGAGCAGATCCACGTAATTTATCACGTCCCACGGACAGTATACATTGGCATTTCCAAAGTGATATCCGTCATACCATTCTTTTACATCTGCATAATGCTCTGAAAGATTAAAATACGTAAGTATTTCCTGAACATCTTTATCTGTAAAGCCAAAGCACTCGTCATACATTGAATCCATGATTGAAACAATTTCAAAATTGTTAAGGCCTGTAAAGCTGCTTTCTTTTGATATGCGAAGACAGCCTGTCAAAATAGCAAACTGTAAGTAATCGTTGGTCTTTAGCGCCTGTCCGAACAAGCCCCTGATGAGTGAAACCATCTCATGGTAGTAGCCGTTCTGATAAGCCTTGTCGAGTGGCACATCGTACTCATCTATCAGGATGACTGCCTTTTTGCCGTAATGTTTATATAAAAGCTTTGAGAGAAGCTTTAATGAAGTGGTAAATGTAGCATTGTCAAAAATGAACTTTCCTTTTTCTATATAAAGTAATCCTTTGAATTGTTCTTTTTCCCAAACTGTCAATTTATCACTTTCTGCCAAAAAGGAGAATTTGCTGATTTCATTTCCTATGATGCTGGAGAATACCTGAAATGCCTCATCATATGATAAACCCTCGACATCCTTAAGTGAAATAAATATCACAGGATATTTGCCCATATACTCATCACAAAGAGATTTATTTTGTGAAATATATAATCCGTCAAACAGTGATTTGTCAGTGCCAATCTCAAAAAATGAGCGCAACATGCTCATGCCTAGAGTTTTTCCAAAGCGTCTTGGACGGGTGAACAGCGTTACTTCACTCCAAGTATTTAAAAACTGCTCAATAAACATAGTTTTATCAATATAATAAAACCCAGACCTTCGTATATCTTCAAAATTTTCGATTCCAACAGGCAGTTTTAATATTTCCATGCGAGCCTCCCCGGTTAAAATATGTTCGATGCATTCACATATAGTATAACTGATTTTTAGAGGAATTACAATTTCTATTGATTATCTAAAATTTAGGGCATTTATGGTTATAATTATTTTGTTTGAAAAATACTGTGAGTTTGTCTATAATTGAGCTATAGATATTTTCAAGATGTATAATACAATATGATAAAAATAGGTGTTGAGGAGTTAAGTACGACGTTCGCGGGGGGAAGTGCATCGTTCACGGGGTTATTATTGAAATATGGTTTTTGTCATGTTATTTTTATCTTAGAAATAAGCCTGCTAAATTTGTTGAGTACCGTTCGTGTCATTCATGTATTTATGGTTGAAGATATATGGATTATATGATATAAAGAAATTAATAACAGTTGAAGAGTCAGGAACGGTTGCAAACAGGAGTGACAAAATAAGGGGGAATATGAAGAAGAATTTAAAAATTTTATTCATACAATTATGTGTTTTGGCAATAGGCTGCTTTATTGGAGAAGCAGTTTTCGGCTTGCCCAAATGGCTTGGACTTGTGACAGCAGGTCTTATGTTTTATTTGGTATTTTTTATAATACAGATTAAAGGTGCTATGAGTAATATCAAAGATGAAGTGTCAAGTGATGGCATAGCCGGAGCAAGAATATGCGGAGTCTTTATTTCTCCGATACTACTTGCATTTATATTGGGAATATATGTTTATCAAGCGGCTAATATAGCGATGACTATAGCCGGTGTGGTATTGCTTATATTACAGCGGAGAAAAATAAAAGGGTTTTTCTTTGAGAATCGCTGGGAGAATAATTTTTGGTTGGTGTATTTTGGTATTGCATTTATTATTTGTGGTGTTTTTTCTGTATTTGCGTGTCTGGATATTGCACCATGCACGGAGCTTTGTGGTGTTTATAGGGCTATCGGTATCATAGTGTGGATTTTGGTGATTTTATGGACACTTCCGCCTGATACATGGTTGGCCAGATTTGCCACAAATAACTATAAGAGATATGAAGATAATTATGATTAAGAAAGAAAAATAGAGATTATTTTCTAATGAAAATTATAGGACAAAATAAGGAGGATAAATGAAAAAAATAGTTTCTAATTTGTCAGTAGTGATTTTTGTCATAGGATGTGCAATAATGGAAATAACAACATGGTTTATTGATTCATATGTTATGTTTTATATAGGAATAATTATTGTT
It encodes the following:
- a CDS encoding AAA family ATPase, with the protein product MEILKLPVGIENFEDIRRSGFYYIDKTMFIEQFLNTWSEVTLFTRPRRFGKTLGMSMLRSFFEIGTDKSLFDGLYISQNKSLCDEYMGKYPVIFISLKDVEGLSYDEAFQVFSSIIGNEISKFSFLAESDKLTVWEKEQFKGLLYIEKGKFIFDNATFTTSLKLLSKLLYKHYGKKAVILIDEYDVPLDKAYQNGYYHEMVSLIRGLFGQALKTNDYLQFAILTGCLRISKESSFTGLNNFEIVSIMDSMYDECFGFTDKDVQEILTYFNLSEHYADVKEWYDGYHFGNANVYCPWDVINYVDLLRLEPTAKPQDFWSNSSENALVRNFIDKANVQTKYEIECLIAGEYIEKEISQELTYDEIDKSIANLWSVLFTTGYLTKQGVTDDGKVRLSIPNREIKNLFIKKIREWFSDTTANDGKTLEQFCNAFVDKDTEKIEELFGDYLWNTISIRDTAVAKDKKENFYHGILLGLLGYKANWLIKSNTESGTGYSDILVEVPNNRTGIVIELKYAENGDMDAACDEALKQDGMRNFIKYGIACFKKDCKVVVSE